The sequence AGATTCCCCTGTAAGCGTTTCAGCAGATCCTCTGCCTTGCCAAGATATGCTAGAACAATCGGCCTTGGTTTGCCATTGACTCTTCTGGACTCAACAATATACCAGTATTTGTATCCTTTTGTTGTCTTGCTTTGAATAGTAGCCATAATTGGTATATACTTGTGATATATACATGCAATTATACGCTATATCTTAATCTATTACAACACAAGATATCAACATTAGTTCGTGTATACATATAACTTACCAAAAAATACCAATACATCTGACTGATATTCAGCCCGTTCAACTCTTGAAGAAATTGTTTAAATTGAAATTCGTGATAAACTCACGCTAGCAATATCTGAAAATAGGATGTTGCGCTTCCCCTGAACCTCCCGATGAAGATGATCAGTATGACCGCAACAAGCCCGATCATTAGCACGCGACGGTCAACCTGCTTCCTTTCTTTATCGAGAATTTTCAAGTCAGTAAGCAGTCTTGCGTCGTAAAATTCTTTGAAGCTTGCATAGGTACTCATGATTCAAATAAATTTTTGGCATTCATATTTTTTCGTTCCACCTCGGGGATTTCGAAAAGTGTCCGTCTCTTATAGCCCATAATACCAGCCATTACATTCGATGGGAAGGTTTCCACTTTGTTATTAAGGCTGGTAACGGCGGCATTGAAAGCCCTTCGCGAAGCGGAAATTTGTTCTTCTGCCTCGTTCCATGCCGCCTGAAGTTGCAGGAAATTCTGGCTGGCTTTCAAATCAGGATAGTTTTCAACAGCAACCATGATTCCGGAAATTCCTCCGGTAATTTTATTTTCTAAGGCAATCCGTTCATCGTCGCTGATTTCGCCCGATACGGCCTGAGCGCGGAGGGCTGTAAGTTCGGTAAGCAGGCTTTTTTCGTGTTTCATATAGTTTTTTACAGTCTCCACAAGGTTCGGTATTAAGTCGTACCTCTTTTTCAGCATCACATCTACCGAGGCAAATGCATTTTCAACATCGTTTTTCCTGCGCACAAGCGAGTTGTAGAGGCCAATTATTAACAGAAACAGGATTACAAGTACTCCAATTGCATAAATCATTGTTGTTGATTTTTTAGTGATTACTCAGCTCCCATGGCAGTAAATAAGAAAATGGATTTCTTCAAAATAAGGCTTTCAAATTTCCATCAAGGTATAGGAACAGAATGGTTTGAAGAATCCCATGTTTGTGGGATTTGGCAGAGGATTTAGATCTCACCGCTGAGTGATTTGCGGATCACATCCGCTTTGCAATGCACGTGCAGTTTCTTATAGATATTTTTAATATGGCTTCTCACCGTCTCTATGGAAATGGAGGCGCTTCCGGCAATCATCTTATAACTTAAGCCATCCACCAGTCCCTGCACAATCTCCTTTTCCTTGCCGGTAAGCGGGGAGGAAACCTGTTTCTTACGGCCCGAGTGAAAATGTTCCATGACTTTGCGGGCAATGGGAGGAGACATCATGGATCCTCCCGCATGGATAATCTCTATGGCCTGCTTCATATCGGGAAAGGCCGTATTCTTTAACAGATAACCGGACGCTCCGGCACAAAGCGATTCAAAGATCCTGTGGGAATCGATATAGACGGTGAACATAATAATATTTACTGCCGGGTACTTTTCGTTGATCAGCTTCATTCCGCTGATTCCCGACATGCCAGGCAGCCCGATGTCCATCAGGATTACATCGGGCAGGTTCTCTTTATGGAGCACAGCCAGAAAACTTTCAACAGATGATTTCGCCAGGGTGCAGATCATATTCTCCTGGCTGTCCAGATACTCCCTGACCCCTTCCCGGATCACCTCATCATCCTCAACAATAGCCACACTGATCATGAGTGCAGTTTAAAAAAGTTCTCTTTGACTGCCAATCCCATATGTATGTTATATTTTTTTTTTAAAACCCTTTCATTCTGAGCTCAATCAGACAACCCCCTGAGCCTGAAATTTCAAGTGAAGCCCCTATTCTGCCGGCCCTCATTTTCATATTCCTGAGTCCGTTCCCTGCCCTGGCAGTTCCGGGATCGAAACCGGCACCATTGTCTGAAACAACCATGTGGAAGAGGGAATCGCTGTTTTCAATCCGGATGTCCACCCTGTCGGCCCCGGAATGCCTGGCAATGTTGTGAATGGCTTCCTTGAAAATATAGTAAAGATTCTGCCTGATCTCCACCCTCAATGCCCTCCTGCTGTCCATCCCTTTCTGCATGAACGAAACACTGATATCTCTTTCAGAAAGCATGCTGTGGGTCAGATCCTGCATACGACCCAGAAAATCAGCCAGGGTATCGTTGCGGGCATCAATGGACCAGACAATATCGCTCATGGTAGAGATGGTATCACGGCTCAACTGATTGATTTTTTCGGTGGACTTCCGGATCCTCTCCGGATCCTTCCGGGCCAGGATCTGTTGCGAATGGACACTGATCCTTGTCAAAGCCGAGCCAATGTCGTCATGCAAATCACTGGCAATCTGAGTCCTTAAGCGTTCGATCTCCCTGACCCGCCTGATGCGGTAGAGGTGGATGGCCACAAAGACCATGAATACAGCCAGTAAAAGCAAAACCCTGAACCACCACCTCTGCCAGATGGGTGGGGTTATGATCACCTGAATTTGAGCAAGTTGTTTACTCCAGAGCCCGTCACTGTTGGTCCCCCTCACCCTGAACAGGTAGTCGCCCGGGTCAATCTTGGTATAACTGGCAAAATTACGCTCCCCCGAGAGGATCCATTCCTGATCAATTCCATCCATCTTATACATAAAACTGTTCTTCTCCGGATCGGCAAAGTCCATGGAGGCAAATTCAAAGGAGAAAAAATTCTGCTTGTAGGATAGGGCAATCTGCTTGATGGCATTCAAATCAATGGCCTCAAAGAGCCGCTCATTGAAAACAGAAAAAGAGGTCAGGGCCACAGTAGGTTCAAAGCTGCTTTCATATACACTATCCGGGTGAAATACCAGCAATCCCCCAATCCCCCCAAAGGCCAGCATCCCGCTCCGGAGCTTCAGGAAAGCCCCTGCATTATACTCACTTCCCGGAAGACCGTTTCTATGGGTATAATGCATAAATGAACCATCCCGCGGATCGTATCTGGAGATCCCTGCATTGGAACTGATCCACTGCTTCCCCTTACTGTCAGTCAGCATCCCATAAACGGAACGGCTGGGCAGTACTGTATTGACCCCGGAGGAGGTAAATCCGGCTTCGGGATACCCGGGGTTAAAAGAGGCCAGACCGTTGGCAGTACCCACCCAGAGAATTCTGGCTGTATCCAGCTTCTGTTCAAATATGGAGTGTACAATATTCCCGGGAATAGTATGCGGATCAGAAACATCGCTCATATATCGGATGAATGTTCCTTTTTCAGGATCAAAATGGTTCAACCCGGCTCCCCAGGTACCCAACCAGATATCACCCTGGCTATCCAGAAAAATTCTCAAAAGGTAATTCCCTGAAAGTGAGGAGGGATTCCCTGACTCATTTCTAAACCGCCTGTAGCGATCCGATTCCGGATCATAACAAATAAGACCTTCATCAGAGCTGGCGATCCACAGGTTCCCCGTCTTATCCACCACGATCCCACTGATATAATCCAGACCTGTGGTCTCCGGCACTTCCTTTCTCTCCCTGAAATGCCGCCAGTTTCCTGTCAGTGGATCCAGCCGGTTTAAGCCAGCCCCGTTCGTGGAGATCCATATATAGCCCTCCGGGTCCTCCTTAATATCAGTAACTATGTTACTGCTGATACTGTTATGATTATCTCTAAGATGTCTGTACCAGCTTAGCTCTCCTGTCTCCATATGAAGCCGGACCAAGCCATTCCCGAAGGTACCTGCCCAGAAAAAACCCTGACTATCTTCAAGAATGGTATTTACATTCAGTCCCTCCACCTGCTCCTTCAGAAGAGCCATGGTTCCTGTCGGCTCAAACCTGAGCAGATCCGGATTGAAGAGATTCAGGCCACCGGCACCAACCCACAGCACACCTCCCCGGTCCGTAAATACCGAATAGACATTGTCTGAGGCCAGGGAGCCGGGATCGGACGGATCATTGCTGAAACGCGTAAAGGTCCGGTCCTGCAAATTGAGGCGGTTCAATCCCTTGCTTACGGTGCCGATCCAGAGGGAGCCATCCTTTAGTTTCTCTATGGAAGTAATTTCGTTACTGCTCAGAGAGGCCCTATTGTCCGGATCATACTGAAAACGCCTGAAACAATTCTCCGTACGGTTAAAGAGATTCAATCCTCCGCCCAGGGTCCCGATCCACATATTTCCCTCCCGGTCCTCACAAAATGAGGTTATACGCATGCTACTGACAGAAGTGGAATCCTCCGGATCATATATAAAACTTTCAAAATTCATGCTGCTGTCCTCATCCACCCTGCACCTCCAGAGTCCGTTCCAGGTTCCGATCCAGACCGTTCCCTCCCGGTCTATATACAGTTTCCTCACAAAGTCGCCCGGATAGTTAAGAACGGGATCCTCTGTGTTCCTGTACCTGGTAAAAACGCCCGTGGCCGGGTCCAGCACATTGAGTCCGCCCCCCCATATTCCAATCCAGATCTGTCCTCTGCGATCCCTGGCCAGGGAAGCCGGCCGGGTTCCGCTAATGGAATTATTGTCAGAGGAATCGGGCAGAAATCGCTGAAAGGAACGCTGGGAACGATCATATTTGGTCAGACCGTTCCAGGTGGCGATCCAGAGATTCTGTGATTCATCCTCTGTGATATCCCAGATCCAGTTGTGCGAGAGGGTACCGGAATCTTCAGGAAC comes from Bacteroidales bacterium and encodes:
- a CDS encoding LemA family protein, encoding MIYAIGVLVILFLLIIGLYNSLVRRKNDVENAFASVDVMLKKRYDLIPNLVETVKNYMKHEKSLLTELTALRAQAVSGEISDDERIALENKITGGISGIMVAVENYPDLKASQNFLQLQAAWNEAEEQISASRRAFNAAVTSLNNKVETFPSNVMAGIMGYKRRTLFEIPEVERKNMNAKNLFES
- a CDS encoding response regulator transcription factor — its product is MISVAIVEDDEVIREGVREYLDSQENMICTLAKSSVESFLAVLHKENLPDVILMDIGLPGMSGISGMKLINEKYPAVNIIMFTVYIDSHRIFESLCAGASGYLLKNTAFPDMKQAIEIIHAGGSMMSPPIARKVMEHFHSGRKKQVSSPLTGKEKEIVQGLVDGLSYKMIAGSASISIETVRSHIKNIYKKLHVHCKADVIRKSLSGEI
- a CDS encoding two-component regulator propeller domain-containing protein — protein: MVFRTILVFSLFACLSRLKAQEVSFRHLAVEDGLSQNTINCIYQDHYGFMWFGTQDGLNCYDGLEFTTYRSVPEDSGTLSHNWIWDITEDESQNLWIATWNGLTKYDRSQRSFQRFLPDSSDNNSISGTRPASLARDRRGQIWIGIWGGGLNVLDPATGVFTRYRNTEDPVLNYPGDFVRKLYIDREGTVWIGTWNGLWRCRVDEDSSMNFESFIYDPEDSTSVSSMRITSFCEDREGNMWIGTLGGGLNLFNRTENCFRRFQYDPDNRASLSSNEITSIEKLKDGSLWIGTVSKGLNRLNLQDRTFTRFSNDPSDPGSLASDNVYSVFTDRGGVLWVGAGGLNLFNPDLLRFEPTGTMALLKEQVEGLNVNTILEDSQGFFWAGTFGNGLVRLHMETGELSWYRHLRDNHNSISSNIVTDIKEDPEGYIWISTNGAGLNRLDPLTGNWRHFRERKEVPETTGLDYISGIVVDKTGNLWIASSDEGLICYDPESDRYRRFRNESGNPSSLSGNYLLRIFLDSQGDIWLGTWGAGLNHFDPEKGTFIRYMSDVSDPHTIPGNIVHSIFEQKLDTARILWVGTANGLASFNPGYPEAGFTSSGVNTVLPSRSVYGMLTDSKGKQWISSNAGISRYDPRDGSFMHYTHRNGLPGSEYNAGAFLKLRSGMLAFGGIGGLLVFHPDSVYESSFEPTVALTSFSVFNERLFEAIDLNAIKQIALSYKQNFFSFEFASMDFADPEKNSFMYKMDGIDQEWILSGERNFASYTKIDPGDYLFRVRGTNSDGLWSKQLAQIQVIITPPIWQRWWFRVLLLLAVFMVFVAIHLYRIRRVREIERLRTQIASDLHDDIGSALTRISVHSQQILARKDPERIRKSTEKINQLSRDTISTMSDIVWSIDARNDTLADFLGRMQDLTHSMLSERDISVSFMQKGMDSRRALRVEIRQNLYYIFKEAIHNIARHSGADRVDIRIENSDSLFHMVVSDNGAGFDPGTARAGNGLRNMKMRAGRIGASLEISGSGGCLIELRMKGF